The bacterium nucleotide sequence ATCTGCGCAGTGAAATGGAACTGTTTCTTGCGGCTGTGCAAAATAAAATTTCTTATTGCAGCGCACATGAGCGGCATGTGTTGACCAAAAGGCTTGCCCGTTTCCTGGGGGTCAGGCAGGAGGTGCGTGAAATTGTCCGTGCTGCTGTGGGAGATGACGCCGCGGACGAGTTTGATGCAGCAGTGGCCTCAGAAGAGTCCAAAGCCATGGACCGGCAGTTGATGCTTTTCCTGTCATACAGGTGCAATCTGGATTGCCCGTATTGCTTTGCAAAGGGCAATCAGGGCGATATGCCGCTTGACATGGCTGTTGAACTTATTGATTGGGCAAAAGAAAACGGCGCAACTGTCATAACTTTTCTGGGCGGCGAACCCACAATATATCCCCACTTCATTGATGTTTTACATGAGCTAAAATGCAGGGGGCTATACACATTCTTTGCGACAAACCTGCTGGCTGAACCGGATGTGATCCATGCACTGGAAAAAGATTTCGTGCGCTCGCTGGTGGTTCATGTCGCCCACAAAAATGTATACAAACCGGGACAGTGGGATATGTTGAATCGCAATCTCGCGGATGTGCTATCCAAGGGTTTGGCGGTTTCGCTGCGCGCGAATGCGTATGCCCATGGGCACGACTGGTCGCACTTATTTGAGCTTACTGATAAATTCGGCGTAAAGGAAGTGCAGTATGCGCTTACGTTTCCCGGAGGAGACGGCTCCAATGCGTTCGTAAAGAGGGATGACCTGGCCGCGATGATACCCGAAGTGATGGAGATGCAGCGGCTTTGTGATGAAAAAGGGCTGCACCTGATAATAACAAAACCTCTGCCGCCATGCCTCTTCCCGCTACACATGCAAACGAGAATTGCCAGGCTTCACGAATATCAGATCTCATGTACGGCGCCATGCGACGGGTATTCCCACAACCTTTGCGTGCTGCCGGACGGTGGTTTTGTGCCATGTATGGCTATGCTGGATGTAAAATATCCAGCGACTGAGCCACATGATTACGACCGGATTGCGGATTTCTGCAAATCTCAACTGCAGCCTTGGCTGGATAAGCCGCTGTTTGAGGATTGCGTGGGCTGCTTCCTTTTTGCAAGAAAAATCTGTCAGGGCAGCTGCATCGGGCATAAGCGGGAATTGGGTCTATGAGCTTATCCAATGTCGACTGGCGGCAGGTGCTTGGTCTGAGGGTCTCGCTGCCGAAGAAAATAGATATCGAGCCGACGAACACATGCAACCTTGCATGTCCGTTGTGCCCACAGTCTTCATCGCACACGCGAAAACGGGGTTTCATGACCTTGGAGACCTTTGGAAATGCGATTTCGAGCTTTGACGGACGGGTATCCGAGGTGTCTCTATATCTTCATGGAGAGCCGTTCCTGAACCCGGACCTGCCCAAATTTGTGAAGGCGCTCTCTGAAGCCGGCATACAAACCACTATAGCCACGAACGGCCTGGCGATAACCGATGAATGCTGGCGGGGCGTGCTCGATGAAGGAGTCAATGCCGTACGGTTTTCGATGGACCTGATAAGCCGGCAGGGGTTTCTGGCATATAAGGGTCTGGACTCATATGATGAAGCGCGCAGCAGGCTCGACGAACTGATCGAGATCAAACTGGGTCAGAAGTCTGATGCTCACCTGGGGATTCGCACCATATACAGTGGGCAGTCGCGTGAGGAACTGCTATCGTTCCTGGAATACTACTTCAAGAAGCCCGGAATAGACGATATCTGGTTTACGCGCCCATGCCCATGGCCTGGATCAAAAGACCCGGAGATGCTGGCGGGACGCCTGATGAAAGACAGGAAACAACCGTGCTCCATCGCCCGCGAGTCGATCAGTATCTGTTGGGACGGCAGCGTGGTGCCCTGCAGCTTCGATCATAATGCGGAGTATGTGTTGGGAAATGTCAATGATGCGCCGCTTGACGAGATCGTCAACTCGGAGGCTGCGCGCAGCTTCAGAAAACTGCATGCAAATGGCAGACGTGATAAAATACAGCCATGTGCAGACTGTATGCTCCCAAGATTTTTCTTTCGGGAGATATCGCTGAACGGAGCGCTTTTCAACAAGGCAAATACTGCGCAGATGGATAATCTGTTTGGCCGTATAGAGGCGTTGATGCCCAAACTGGAGATTTGATATGGCAGGCACTCGAATTCCAATCGGCATACCCGGAAGACCGATAGAAGACGACCGGTCGAAGTCGCCTTCGATAGAGACCCGCGACCTGCTCAGATGGGCATGGAAACACTCGCGCTCGGAAGTGCCGCTGATTGTCCTCGGCATGATATTGGCGCTTATCATATCGTCTCTGTCGGGGTTGGTGCTGATTAAAGCACGCGAGTTTATCGAAGTTGTCAGTTCGGGAGTGGGACCCAGACACGGCCTGAACCTGGCTGTCATTCTGAGTGTTATATTTCTTGGGCGCTCGCTGCTGGGTATGGTGGCCACGATGCTGGGTTCCTTTGCATCGGCGAATATCCGTAAAAACCTGGAATGGGCATGTCTCGACCACCTTTCGTTTCTTCCATATGAGAGAATGGCTTCCAAGTCCGGCGGGCTGGTTAGCGCTGCGCTTTTCAATGAAATCCCTATGATGGCGGATATCCCGGTAATGATTACCCGCTCGTTTGCCAGAGCGCCGTTCACCATACTGATACTGTGCATCATACTCTACAAGAACCTGCCTCTGATGGGAATATTGGTCCTGCTGGCTACGCCTCTTGTTTTTATCGGGATGTCGACCCTGGCAAAAGCAGCGAAAAATGCAAGCGCACGGGCTCACGATGCGATTTCGCTTCTATATGCGAGAATGAGCGAATATCTCGGAGGTATGCGGACGATTCGCACACTTGGTCTGATGGACTGGTATACACGAAAGCTGAAGGCGCTGTCAGTCGAGATTGCGCAAAAGATGAAAAGGACCATCTTCGTTACCTCGCTGCAGGGAGCCGTCCAAGAGGGCATTTCGCTGATACTGTTGATGTTTGCTCTATGGTGGTGCGCGGTGTGTGTCAACATGGGCCTGATCTCACTAAGCAAAGCTCTGCTTATTCCTGTGGCGCTGATTATGATAAAGGATGAAGCCCTCGCGATATCTGGAGGCATTATCGGGCTGCGCAGGATCGAAGGTGCTGCCGCGCGTATACAAAACCTCCTTTCAGAACGGCAGTCTGGAAATGGACAATTGAACCCGAAAGAACCGGTCGAAGAAGTGAGGCTGTGTAATATCACGTTTGGATATGAGGGCTGCGGGCTGATCCTTGAAGATGTGAACCTGGAACTGAGCTCAGGCGGTATCACCGTGCTGCTTGGTGAAAGTGGTGCGGGCAAATCGACTCTGTGCGACATTGTGCTCGGGCTGCGGCAGGCGAAAAGCGGTGAGGTCAGATTTAATGGACACCTGCTTCGGGAATTGTCTGAGGAATATGTGATGAGCCAGATCGCTCTCGTGGATCAACTGCCGTACCTCTTCGAGGGTACAGTGCGCGAAAACCTGCTTTTCGGAGATATGACTGCCACGGACAGCCGGGTCTGGGAAATGCTGGAAGCTGTGAGTTCCGCGAATTTCGTCTCTGAAATGGATGGAAAGCTGGATGCACATATTACCCCGATGGGGTCGAACCTGTCGATGGGGCAGAGACAGAGACTGGTGCTGGCGAGGTCACTGCTGCGCCAGCCGCATCTGCTTGTGCTCGACGAGTTTACCAGTGCTCTCGACCCGGCAAACGAGGATTCGATCATGGATACCATATCGAGTCTGAGCAAAGATATTATTGTGCTTTGCACTACGCATCGAATGTCTGTGGCACGCAGAGCTGCGCATGTATATTGTCTGAGGGAAGGGCAAATTTCAGCGGTACCATCAGATGATTTTGCGCTGTGGGCATATGGCCGGACAGGCCGCGCAGGGGAGCGTTGAGAGTGGCTGAGGGCGCTTTGATACATGAGGGGCTGAAGGCGTTTGTCGATGGACGTCGAGGACTCATCCCGGGCGATGGGGTTGACTGGCGAATATTACTTGATAAAGCATCGGCTATGCGCATCGGTCCGGTCCTGCTCGAAGTGTTCGATAATTCCATGCTGCCGCAGGAGGCACTGGATCGATGGAAGAATGAGCGGCAGATCACTTTTGTCCGTTATGCCAGGGCTGCTCAGGCCGCTGCACGGCTGTCCGGCATTCTTGATGAATCAGGCATTGCGCATGTGTTCACGAGGGGGCTGGTCACCGCTCATACGCTTTATCACAACCCCGCATTGCGTATCATGACGGATGTCGACATGCTCATATCCAGACAGGATGTCGACGGTTTTCAAGAGTGCCTGACAAGACACGATATTCACCCCGAAAAGCTGCTGCGCAGTCAGATAGTGTACTCTATCGACGGTATGGTCTTTGAGGTGCACTGGTCACTGACCAGCATCAAACGGTTCAAATCGGTTGGGCTGACAGACGCTTTTATGAATGTGCGCATGCCTATGGATACGGAATACGGCCGAATCCGGCGACTGCCGAACGGAGCAGAGCTGAGCATTGCGCTGGCGCACAGTTTTCTGCATCATGACATGGAAGAACCGCGTCAGCTTCTCGATATTGCCCTGCTCATGTCCTCTGAAGAAACCGACTGGCGATGGCTTGGCGAATGGAGCCGGAAAGTAGGTTTTGCGCGTGCAACAGGATTTATTCTTCAGTTTGTGAATAAAAGCTTTGGCCTTGAGCTGGATGATACTCTGCGGCGTGAGTTTTCCGAATCGACCGTGCCTGCCGAAAGAGTGTTCCAGGCCTATTACTGTGCACTTTTTGAGGAAGAATATCTGAGCCATTATCTGATAAAACAAGCCAATTTGGTCACCATGTCTGAGACGATGGGGGACAAAATGCGTCAGATAATCAGAAACTTTTCATCGGACCGCATCAGGCTGCTGGGCAAATTTGTCAGGAAATCGTAGACTCATCCACACGGTGGCCGGGCGCGCGAATCGAATGCTTGCCGCTGAGCAGGATCGTCTCCATGTCGGCTATTTTGTTAATTTCGTCCGCATACTTGTGCTCAAGCACCGGCTCGAGATATGTCCGACCAAGTTCTTCTTCCATACCACAGCACACCCTGCTGAAAACGCATTTGCCGCACGATTCACCAATTGCCGGAACGACCTGCCTGTCATATATCTCCTGGCAGTGATACTCCAGCCCTCCGACCACGCAAAAAGGAAATCCGCTCAATACAGGCCATATCCCGGCGTCTAAAAGCTTGGGTATACAAGCCCCTATAGCGGATATGGAATCGCGATAGTCAGCATTGCCCGCATATTTATATACAACTCGATCCGGCCTGTATTTGATTATCTCCTTTGTGATTGCGCTGACATGCTCTATATTGCCGCCAAAGACCGGCACGCTCAGAAACAAAAACAGTTCATTGATCTGGAAACCGCGTGGTCTGACCTGCTTTATCGACCGAATCGCGCGGCAGGCATCACTATATGCGCCGCTTCTTCCGGCAATATCGTCGTGTGTTTTGGCGTCCGGGCCCAAAATATCGATCTCATATAGAAGTATGCCGGCATGCACAAGCTCCATCAGACGGTCGTTCTGGAGAAGAGGCGTGCCGGTCGTCTTCAGCTTGACTCTGCGAAGTCCCCATATGGAGGCCGTCTTCAACGCCTTGATGACGTGGGGTGAGCCTGCCGCGTCACCCTCGCCGAAATACAGGTTGCATGGTGGACGGGTATCGTTAATTTCGGAGACGATTGACGTCAGGTCGATATATTTGCCCCCACGCTGAGAGCAAAATTCGCAGTTGTTGGGACAGACTGCCCCTGTGTGGATGAAGTCGTATTTGTTCATAGGTTCTCGATTGTCAGGTCATTGCGGTCGCGCCGTGTTCTTTGGTGATCGTTTCGGCAAAGACTTTTGCCATGGCAAGCTCGGCTTCGCTGAAAGTGTCATTTTTCAACACGAAATACGGCGGATCCTGCATATAAGTTATGCCTAGACGTGCGGCATCGGTGCGTAACTGGGTGCCGTTGAGCACACACAGCAAATTGATAAAGAGCTTGTCGACATTGAGCGAATATACGAAGCGAACCCCTTCGAGAAACGAGAAAAAGTTGTCACCCGCAAGCCCCAGCAGCAAATATACGCTCACATGTTTGTTGAGAGCCTGCAGAAGTCTGACACCGTTGATAAAGCGGTCACGCACAAATGTGCGGTTAATTGCTGTAAGCGCTGACGGGTTGATGCTCTGCAAGCCAACGTCGAATAGAGTGAAATGCTTCAGCAGGCCGACATTCTTATCATTGATAAGCTCTGCATATATCTCCACGGAACACGTGTACTTTCCGCAGCCTGCCACATGTTTCGAGAGAATATTACTGATCTGCTCGAGCCGTGAGATATCGTTGTTGCCGACAATCGGGTCGAGGAAATGGAAATGTCTGACGCCGTTTTTCACTGCATCTGCTATCTCTTTTTCGACCCTCGAAATGGAAAAATAGCGGACGCCAGCATATTTTTTGCCCTCAAAACAAAAAGTGCATCTGAAACGGCACCCTCTGGATGTCTCGATCATGATTCCCAGGTGATTGTGCTTGCCTATCCTGATCTCATGAGCAAGATATGGTG carries:
- a CDS encoding ABC transporter ATP-binding protein/permease, which encodes MAGTRIPIGIPGRPIEDDRSKSPSIETRDLLRWAWKHSRSEVPLIVLGMILALIISSLSGLVLIKAREFIEVVSSGVGPRHGLNLAVILSVIFLGRSLLGMVATMLGSFASANIRKNLEWACLDHLSFLPYERMASKSGGLVSAALFNEIPMMADIPVMITRSFARAPFTILILCIILYKNLPLMGILVLLATPLVFIGMSTLAKAAKNASARAHDAISLLYARMSEYLGGMRTIRTLGLMDWYTRKLKALSVEIAQKMKRTIFVTSLQGAVQEGISLILLMFALWWCAVCVNMGLISLSKALLIPVALIMIKDEALAISGGIIGLRRIEGAAARIQNLLSERQSGNGQLNPKEPVEEVRLCNITFGYEGCGLILEDVNLELSSGGITVLLGESGAGKSTLCDIVLGLRQAKSGEVRFNGHLLRELSEEYVMSQIALVDQLPYLFEGTVRENLLFGDMTATDSRVWEMLEAVSSANFVSEMDGKLDAHITPMGSNLSMGQRQRLVLARSLLRQPHLLVLDEFTSALDPANEDSIMDTISSLSKDIIVLCTTHRMSVARRAAHVYCLREGQISAVPSDDFALWAYGRTGRAGER
- a CDS encoding nucleotidyltransferase family protein — encoded protein: MAEGALIHEGLKAFVDGRRGLIPGDGVDWRILLDKASAMRIGPVLLEVFDNSMLPQEALDRWKNERQITFVRYARAAQAAARLSGILDESGIAHVFTRGLVTAHTLYHNPALRIMTDVDMLISRQDVDGFQECLTRHDIHPEKLLRSQIVYSIDGMVFEVHWSLTSIKRFKSVGLTDAFMNVRMPMDTEYGRIRRLPNGAELSIALAHSFLHHDMEEPRQLLDIALLMSSEETDWRWLGEWSRKVGFARATGFILQFVNKSFGLELDDTLRREFSESTVPAERVFQAYYCALFEEEYLSHYLIKQANLVTMSETMGDKMRQIIRNFSSDRIRLLGKFVRKS
- a CDS encoding radical SAM protein translates to MSDTTLKRARIALISLNIERNYALALYYLKLYALQDPDLRDRLNINIIEMGVRISPVLAALRIALTRPSIAGFSCNIWNIRRTLETIRILKRLLPKVVVIIGGQEITNSEIDYLKEHPEVDICVDGEGEETFRRLLRSYIFDDMSSLDDIPAISFRKGDRQVSNPPGMLIDNLDSIPSPYLAHEIRIGKHNHLGIMIETSRGCRFRCTFCFEGKKYAGVRYFSISRVEKEIADAVKNGVRHFHFLDPIVGNNDISRLEQISNILSKHVAGCGKYTCSVEIYAELINDKNVGLLKHFTLFDVGLQSINPSALTAINRTFVRDRFINGVRLLQALNKHVSVYLLLGLAGDNFFSFLEGVRFVYSLNVDKLFINLLCVLNGTQLRTDAARLGITYMQDPPYFVLKNDTFSEAELAMAKVFAETITKEHGATAMT
- a CDS encoding radical SAM protein, with amino-acid sequence MSLSNVDWRQVLGLRVSLPKKIDIEPTNTCNLACPLCPQSSSHTRKRGFMTLETFGNAISSFDGRVSEVSLYLHGEPFLNPDLPKFVKALSEAGIQTTIATNGLAITDECWRGVLDEGVNAVRFSMDLISRQGFLAYKGLDSYDEARSRLDELIEIKLGQKSDAHLGIRTIYSGQSREELLSFLEYYFKKPGIDDIWFTRPCPWPGSKDPEMLAGRLMKDRKQPCSIARESISICWDGSVVPCSFDHNAEYVLGNVNDAPLDEIVNSEAARSFRKLHANGRRDKIQPCADCMLPRFFFREISLNGALFNKANTAQMDNLFGRIEALMPKLEI
- a CDS encoding radical SAM protein; the protein is MREPGLAGISTLLASRDCVFHNVGIQQVLENLPYSIAPAIEYLAQAEADMAYRLIDSINKFCPYLQRPYSTQQDISGRTFPIFDDLRSEMELFLAAVQNKISYCSAHERHVLTKRLARFLGVRQEVREIVRAAVGDDAADEFDAAVASEESKAMDRQLMLFLSYRCNLDCPYCFAKGNQGDMPLDMAVELIDWAKENGATVITFLGGEPTIYPHFIDVLHELKCRGLYTFFATNLLAEPDVIHALEKDFVRSLVVHVAHKNVYKPGQWDMLNRNLADVLSKGLAVSLRANAYAHGHDWSHLFELTDKFGVKEVQYALTFPGGDGSNAFVKRDDLAAMIPEVMEMQRLCDEKGLHLIITKPLPPCLFPLHMQTRIARLHEYQISCTAPCDGYSHNLCVLPDGGFVPCMAMLDVKYPATEPHDYDRIADFCKSQLQPWLDKPLFEDCVGCFLFARKICQGSCIGHKRELGL